In the bacterium genome, one interval contains:
- a CDS encoding glycosyltransferase family 39 protein produces MQPSRIILLVLGAGGIAAGLAVKGFFTAPAYRRTRWKTLLVLATAAAIGWGCWAAAVLPGGTSALTGKIVDPAVKAGRALDDWLFPHLPLLRRAAAALAAGLILWAGVARRKGGAGFILLVLGLSFALAGGVFLSAWNFFWGPLFLVAGGVYAFASAAASPSPLRSGGRPWAEGVPAAAMAALTVLLAFALRVHLLGAVSVRFDHYESDYAWQALNVLNGQHAPSLWTSTIWRGLGHLNLSPVYTYCVALSFRLLGVSLASLKLVPVVYGTLSVLLTYGIVGILFGKRLALISALLMAVSPLHINYSRIGLLLCSTQTVSLLIVFLLLRALLRRDVTSWILLGAACSFAGYFYSPAKYPVLLAAVLILFFLFFHRGFLRGNLPGLAAGVLAVVAIGAVLNIPVFRVMAPSFAGYESVWHRTQGHLYTPQADYLRGLPLVWENLLKLGEDFFFSRNFNYDPWPRGNLFFNPGVSVLFILGIGTALARIRKLNYRLLLFFLAAFLVPNLLSRPPVMVRRMMVSWPFIYCLAAIPLSRFSVLARAALGKTGGAAAAVLTAAGLAGIGVFNCHVFFDSNQPAGRWDEERSFDDYLLSFPREYELVVVPINDLSRKTINFLLLDTSGKPAYGYRYIRPDLVERTARELSAGGRPAALVVADQQPASRRVPELARELPGARIDEPRDRFGRRIARTAIFDRPVPEEP; encoded by the coding sequence ATGCAACCGTCCCGGATCATCCTGCTCGTTCTGGGCGCCGGCGGAATAGCGGCCGGGCTGGCGGTCAAGGGGTTCTTCACGGCGCCGGCCTACCGCCGGACCCGGTGGAAGACCCTCCTGGTCCTGGCGACCGCGGCCGCGATCGGATGGGGGTGTTGGGCGGCGGCCGTCCTCCCCGGAGGCACCTCCGCCCTCACCGGAAAAATCGTGGACCCCGCGGTGAAGGCGGGGCGGGCGCTGGACGACTGGCTTTTTCCCCACCTGCCCCTGCTCCGGCGCGCGGCGGCCGCCCTGGCGGCGGGACTGATCCTCTGGGCGGGGGTGGCCCGGAGGAAGGGGGGCGCCGGCTTCATCCTCCTGGTTCTGGGCTTGTCCTTCGCCCTGGCCGGCGGCGTCTTCCTGAGCGCCTGGAACTTCTTCTGGGGACCCCTGTTCCTGGTGGCGGGAGGCGTCTACGCCTTCGCCTCGGCCGCGGCTTCCCCGTCCCCGCTTCGATCCGGGGGACGGCCCTGGGCTGAAGGCGTGCCGGCTGCGGCGATGGCGGCCCTGACGGTCCTGCTCGCCTTCGCCCTCAGGGTCCACCTGCTGGGGGCGGTTTCCGTCCGCTTCGACCACTACGAGTCCGACTATGCCTGGCAGGCGCTCAACGTCCTCAACGGCCAACACGCTCCCTCCCTCTGGACCTCCACCATCTGGCGGGGGCTGGGGCATCTGAACCTCTCCCCCGTCTACACCTACTGCGTAGCCCTCTCCTTTCGTCTCCTCGGGGTTTCCCTGGCCTCCCTGAAGCTGGTTCCGGTCGTCTACGGCACCCTGTCCGTCCTCCTCACCTACGGCATCGTCGGCATCCTCTTCGGAAAACGGCTGGCCCTGATTTCCGCCTTGCTCATGGCCGTTTCCCCCCTCCACATCAACTACAGCCGGATCGGGCTCCTGCTCTGTTCGACCCAGACGGTCAGCCTTCTTATCGTGTTCCTGCTGCTGAGGGCCCTGCTGCGGCGCGACGTCACCTCCTGGATCCTGCTGGGGGCCGCCTGCTCCTTCGCCGGTTATTTTTATTCACCGGCCAAATACCCGGTGCTGCTGGCGGCGGTTCTCATTCTCTTTTTCCTGTTCTTCCACCGGGGGTTTCTGCGGGGAAACCTGCCCGGCCTGGCCGCCGGGGTCCTCGCCGTCGTCGCGATCGGGGCCGTGTTGAACATCCCCGTCTTCCGGGTCATGGCCCCCAGTTTCGCCGGCTACGAATCGGTCTGGCACCGGACCCAGGGCCATCTCTACACCCCCCAGGCCGACTACCTCCGGGGGCTTCCCCTGGTCTGGGAAAACCTGCTCAAGCTGGGAGAAGATTTCTTCTTTTCCCGCAACTTCAACTACGACCCCTGGCCGCGGGGAAACCTCTTTTTCAACCCGGGCGTTTCGGTCCTTTTCATCCTCGGAATCGGCACCGCCCTGGCCCGTATCCGAAAATTGAACTACCGGCTTCTGCTCTTCTTCCTGGCGGCCTTCCTCGTCCCCAACCTGCTCTCCCGGCCCCCGGTGATGGTCAGACGAATGATGGTTTCATGGCCCTTCATCTACTGCCTGGCCGCGATCCCGCTTTCCCGCTTTTCCGTCCTGGCCCGGGCGGCGCTGGGGAAAACCGGCGGGGCGGCGGCGGCCGTCCTGACGGCGGCGGGACTGGCCGGAATCGGAGTCTTCAACTGTCACGTCTTTTTCGACAGCAACCAACCGGCGGGTCGCTGGGACGAGGAACGCTCGTTCGACGATTATCTTCTCTCCTTTCCGCGCGAATACGAGCTGGTCGTGGTCCCCATCAACGATCTCAGCCGCAAGACCATCAACTTCCTCCTCCTCGATACTTCCGGGAAACCGGCCTACGGATACCGCTACATCCGCCCCGACCTGGTCGAACGGACCGCCCGGGAGCTGTCCGCCGGGGGGAGGCCGGCGGCGCTGGTAGTCGCCGACCAGCAGCCGGCGTCCCGCCGGGTGCCGGAACTGGCGCGGGAACTGCCCGGAGCCCGGATCGACGAACCCAGGGACCGGTTCGGAAGACGGATCGCCCGGACGGCGATCTTCGACCGGCCGGTGCCGGAAGAGCCGTGA
- a CDS encoding glycosyltransferase family 39 protein: MSLGSRTRFWVLLIFLGNLGLRLALVSWNYATYTDSIDYMTALDRVRGTIILPGYPFAVDLLELLTGDPQLAGRLVSIVFASLCVFPLYGLGRIVCGRRAGLLTVLFYSVSPLLLRWSLRVFPHGMYAFLVLAFLYGIFRSLESGSVWWLAAGVFCGGLGVVTYPTGLILVPVALAAVAGHLFRTAARERSGPYWWAVFLGGWAALGAAFAAFPAWRSAPEAALAFLLGIFPLGLPGPAALWPILLLGAGWGTALVVVSYLLPARGGRPGRSLRRPLELLALAAAFSGYAFLHVWQRYLSMSTWYQEGMKNSMRSLSGRWEQWLTYYLQSYPYVLVYPVAALALVGLVLVARRARRSAVVAAWLVFFIYFLAGVFYTLVANKWWTPRYQYTLVAVTLPLAGCGLSVFFDSPRRLLRGLGWGLLLLSLGASAVFTAFVLYWSRDSFADIRRSADYIREHLSGRRVYSSELRKVGWWARTPVRGYTSGSRSSVRPGDYVLLVGWHTNLATELRYLSSRYPLREVHRETVTIRGLLADDIVDWAGRRLSRRANSPVCWEERFRPQTLESLIVEVLDPETGAGPDQGRLLLPAPGDLPVGGVEHADYFDSGFWEVSPPPAAGSAVVVEMAHARPGAEGSFRMAAYADEDGDGLPDRLLAESPLLESERAGEWSRWEFTSPGGRIFVGSRWSLGNWIYYERGRWIDQPLGEVMFYSRGGEPRNKANPIVTNLKVSFAAATAPAP, encoded by the coding sequence GTGAGTCTCGGTTCCCGGACCCGCTTCTGGGTCCTCCTGATTTTTCTCGGCAACCTGGGCCTGCGCCTGGCCCTGGTCTCCTGGAATTACGCCACCTACACCGACAGCATCGACTACATGACCGCCCTCGACCGGGTGAGGGGGACCATCATCCTCCCCGGTTATCCCTTCGCCGTCGACCTGCTCGAGCTTCTCACCGGCGATCCCCAACTGGCCGGGCGCCTGGTTTCGATCGTCTTCGCTTCCCTGTGCGTTTTTCCGCTCTACGGTCTGGGCCGGATCGTCTGCGGCCGGCGCGCCGGGCTTTTGACCGTGCTCTTCTACAGCGTTTCTCCGCTGCTTCTGCGCTGGTCGCTGCGGGTGTTCCCCCACGGAATGTACGCTTTCCTGGTGCTCGCCTTCCTCTACGGGATCTTCCGTTCCCTGGAGAGCGGTTCGGTCTGGTGGCTGGCGGCCGGCGTATTCTGCGGCGGCCTGGGCGTCGTAACCTATCCCACCGGCCTCATCCTGGTCCCCGTCGCCCTGGCGGCCGTGGCCGGCCACCTGTTCCGGACCGCGGCCCGGGAACGTTCCGGGCCGTACTGGTGGGCGGTTTTCCTGGGGGGCTGGGCGGCGCTCGGGGCCGCGTTCGCCGCTTTTCCGGCCTGGCGTTCGGCGCCCGAGGCCGCGCTGGCGTTTCTGCTGGGGATCTTTCCGTTGGGGCTCCCCGGTCCCGCCGCGCTCTGGCCGATTCTGCTGCTGGGCGCCGGCTGGGGGACGGCGCTTGTGGTCGTCTCCTACCTGCTGCCCGCCCGCGGCGGGCGCCCCGGCCGTTCCCTGAGGCGCCCCCTGGAGCTGCTGGCCCTGGCCGCCGCCTTCTCCGGCTACGCTTTCCTCCATGTCTGGCAGCGCTATCTTTCCATGAGCACCTGGTACCAGGAAGGGATGAAGAACTCCATGCGTTCGCTGTCCGGGCGCTGGGAGCAATGGCTGACGTATTATCTTCAGTCCTATCCGTACGTTCTCGTCTACCCCGTCGCCGCCTTGGCGTTGGTGGGCCTGGTCCTCGTCGCCCGGCGCGCCCGGAGAAGCGCGGTCGTCGCCGCCTGGCTCGTCTTCTTCATCTATTTTCTGGCCGGGGTTTTCTACACCCTGGTGGCGAACAAATGGTGGACTCCCCGCTACCAGTACACCCTGGTCGCCGTTACCCTTCCTTTGGCCGGGTGCGGCCTTTCGGTCTTTTTCGATTCCCCCCGGCGCCTCCTGCGCGGCCTGGGTTGGGGGCTTCTCCTCCTTTCCCTGGGCGCCTCCGCGGTTTTCACGGCTTTCGTTCTCTACTGGTCTCGCGACAGTTTCGCCGACATCCGGCGCAGCGCCGACTATATCCGCGAGCACCTTTCCGGCCGCCGCGTCTACTCCAGCGAACTCCGCAAGGTGGGATGGTGGGCCCGGACCCCCGTACGGGGCTATACTTCCGGATCCCGGAGCTCGGTCCGTCCCGGCGATTATGTCCTCCTGGTCGGCTGGCACACCAACCTTGCCACCGAACTGCGCTACCTTTCCTCCCGGTATCCCCTCCGGGAAGTCCACCGCGAGACCGTAACCATCAGGGGGCTGCTCGCGGACGATATCGTCGACTGGGCCGGCCGGCGCCTCTCGCGCCGGGCCAACTCCCCGGTCTGCTGGGAAGAGAGGTTCCGCCCGCAGACCCTGGAGAGCCTGATCGTGGAAGTGCTCGATCCGGAAACGGGCGCGGGGCCCGACCAGGGGCGCCTCCTGCTCCCTGCCCCCGGCGACCTCCCGGTGGGAGGGGTCGAGCACGCCGACTACTTCGATTCCGGTTTCTGGGAGGTGTCCCCTCCGCCGGCCGCCGGAAGCGCGGTCGTGGTGGAGATGGCCCATGCCCGCCCCGGGGCCGAGGGGTCCTTCCGGATGGCGGCTTACGCCGACGAAGACGGAGACGGACTTCCCGACCGTCTCCTGGCCGAGTCCCCGCTGCTGGAGTCGGAACGAGCGGGCGAATGGTCCCGCTGGGAATTCACCTCCCCCGGGGGAAGAATTTTCGTGGGAAGCCGCTGGAGCCTGGGCAATTGGATCTACTACGAACGCGGCCGCTGGATCGACCAGCCTCTCGGGGAAGTGATGTTCTATTCCCGGGGAGGGGAACCCCGCAACAAGGCCAACCCCATCGTCACCAACCTCAAGGTCTCCTTCGCCGCCGCCACGGCGCCGGCCCCCTGA
- a CDS encoding nucleoside deaminase: MTQNPKTRRPGREAGCDPVLISRLLELMENEIVPLTRREVARGNKIFGAAVLKKGDLSTVVVGSNNEIENPLWHGEVHTIKLLYELPRDLRPHPRDLIFFSTHEPCPLCLSAIAWAGFDVFYYFFSHEDSRDSFGIGHDLAILKEVFKQEPGGYARSNRYWTGYGLKDLIAACAREDREAFADRVGRLEADYERLSGLYQANKARIDSKDIPLR, translated from the coding sequence ATGACGCAAAACCCGAAAACTCGCCGTCCCGGCCGGGAGGCCGGCTGCGATCCGGTCCTCATCAGCCGCCTGCTGGAGCTGATGGAGAACGAGATCGTCCCCCTCACCCGGCGGGAGGTGGCCCGGGGGAACAAGATCTTCGGGGCCGCGGTTCTGAAGAAAGGCGATCTCTCCACCGTGGTCGTCGGTTCCAACAACGAGATCGAAAACCCGCTCTGGCACGGCGAGGTTCACACCATCAAGCTGCTCTACGAACTGCCCCGGGACCTGCGTCCCCACCCCCGCGATCTGATATTTTTCTCCACGCACGAGCCGTGCCCGCTCTGCCTCTCCGCCATCGCCTGGGCCGGTTTCGACGTTTTCTATTACTTTTTCAGCCACGAGGATTCCCGGGATTCCTTCGGGATCGGGCACGACCTCGCCATCCTCAAGGAAGTTTTCAAGCAGGAGCCGGGAGGGTACGCCCGGAGCAACCGGTATTGGACGGGGTACGGTCTCAAGGATCTTATCGCCGCCTGCGCCCGGGAGGACCGGGAGGCGTTCGCCGACCGGGTCGGCAGGCTGGAGGCCGATTACGAGCGGTTATCCGGGCTCTACCAGGCGAATAAAGCCCGGATCGACAGCAAGGATATCCCTCTGCGGTGA
- the crcB gene encoding fluoride efflux transporter CrcB: MALKNLLIVGLGGFVGSVLRYSVSGWVQRLAPEGSFPLGTLAVNVTGCLVLGFLGGLAENLEVFAPGTRVFVFLGVLGGFTTFSSFGYETAAMLRDGQMLGGLANIGLQVLLGLGAVMAGYGLSTLE; the protein is encoded by the coding sequence ATGGCGTTGAAGAATCTCCTGATCGTGGGACTGGGCGGGTTCGTCGGTTCGGTTCTCCGCTACTCGGTTTCGGGCTGGGTTCAGCGTCTGGCCCCCGAGGGATCTTTCCCCCTGGGCACCCTGGCCGTCAATGTGACGGGATGCCTGGTCCTGGGTTTTCTGGGGGGGCTGGCGGAGAACCTGGAGGTGTTCGCTCCCGGGACCCGGGTCTTCGTCTTTCTCGGCGTTCTGGGAGGCTTCACGACCTTTTCGTCCTTCGGTTACGAAACCGCGGCCATGCTCCGAGACGGCCAGATGCTGGGGGGGCTGGCCAACATCGGCCTCCAGGTACTGCTCGGCCTGGGCGCGGTCATGGCCGGTTACGGCCTGTCTACCCTGGAGTGA
- a CDS encoding DUF190 domain-containing protein: MFPVNGRLLRIFVGESDRYEGMPLYQWIVRRARESGLAGVTVLRGMEGFGPDSRMHTARILRLAQDLPIVIEIIDTPEKIASFVPDVDRVIAEGLMTLEEVQVRFYRAGAAEGE; the protein is encoded by the coding sequence ATGTTTCCGGTGAACGGACGGCTTTTGCGGATTTTCGTGGGGGAGAGCGACCGGTACGAAGGAATGCCCCTCTACCAGTGGATCGTACGACGGGCGCGGGAATCGGGGTTGGCCGGAGTTACGGTACTTCGGGGTATGGAGGGTTTCGGCCCCGACAGCAGGATGCACACCGCCAGGATACTGAGGCTGGCCCAGGACCTGCCCATCGTGATCGAAATCATCGATACCCCCGAGAAGATCGCCTCCTTCGTCCCCGACGTCGACCGGGTCATCGCCGAAGGCTTGATGACCCTGGAAGAAGTGCAGGTGCGCTTTTACCGTGCCGGCGCCGCGGAAGGTGAGTGA
- a CDS encoding SDR family NAD(P)-dependent oxidoreductase, with the protein MIEGKRILLTGGAGFIGTNLCRALADANRLVVFDNQHRDAIHFTALTSHPNVTFIKGDVLDPASVRRAMAGCSQVIHLAAIAGIDTVNRRPTVTMNVNMQGTRNVLEAAVEEGVERLIDFSTSEVYGSFVYNADEGDSTIHGRVGVLRWIYAVSKLAAEHMTHCYHEEYGLPTVTIRPFNVYGPYQVGEGAIQRFCLAALAGEPLWINGDGSQIRAWCYIDDFVRGVLLCLEKPAALGEVFNIGNHTAAVTILDLAERIIRLAGSSSTVNHRDELGADVALRIPSTRKARELLGFVPEIKLDEGLRRTIDWYREYAPRL; encoded by the coding sequence ATGATCGAAGGCAAACGGATACTGCTCACCGGCGGCGCCGGTTTTATCGGGACCAACCTCTGCCGGGCCCTGGCCGACGCCAACCGGCTGGTGGTCTTCGACAACCAGCACCGCGACGCCATCCATTTCACCGCGCTGACCAGTCATCCCAACGTCACCTTCATCAAGGGCGACGTCCTCGACCCGGCTTCGGTCCGGCGGGCCATGGCCGGTTGTTCCCAGGTGATACATCTGGCCGCCATCGCCGGGATCGACACCGTCAACCGCCGCCCGACCGTGACCATGAACGTGAATATGCAGGGAACCCGCAACGTCCTGGAGGCGGCGGTGGAGGAGGGGGTGGAACGGCTGATCGATTTTTCCACCAGCGAAGTCTACGGTTCCTTCGTTTACAACGCCGACGAGGGCGATTCCACCATCCACGGCCGGGTGGGGGTGCTGCGCTGGATCTACGCCGTGAGCAAACTCGCCGCCGAGCATATGACCCACTGTTACCACGAGGAGTACGGGCTCCCCACCGTCACCATCCGTCCCTTCAACGTCTACGGCCCCTACCAGGTGGGGGAGGGGGCGATCCAGCGGTTTTGCCTGGCCGCGCTCGCGGGCGAGCCTCTCTGGATCAACGGCGACGGCTCCCAGATCCGGGCGTGGTGCTACATCGACGACTTCGTCCGCGGGGTCCTGCTCTGTCTGGAAAAACCCGCGGCGCTGGGCGAGGTCTTCAACATCGGCAACCACACCGCGGCCGTGACCATCCTCGATCTGGCCGAGCGTATCATCCGCCTGGCCGGGTCCTCCTCGACGGTGAACCACCGCGACGAACTGGGAGCGGACGTGGCCCTGCGCATTCCCAGCACCCGCAAGGCCCGGGAACTGCTGGGGTTCGTTCCCGAGATCAAGCTGGACGAGGGTCTTCGGCGCACCATCGACTGGTACCGAGAGTACGCCCCCAGGTTGTGA
- a CDS encoding NAD(P)-dependent oxidoreductase, translated as MRVLIAGANGFVGRNLLLGLGAGRDLYGVDLGPGLEEFVRRRGLAGVRCAACDLADREAVAALARDWGDDFDAVVYLAGNGDPARSVADPAFDLRSAPLSLVTFLSAFRARRFVYFSSGAVYDRIRGAVSPRTPVEPVLPYAVGKYACERYIRFFRERERIGSYVVLRFFGAYGPWEPARKIYTRLVRRFALERRPDFEIRGDGSNLIDAMYVEDAVRAVGLVLDSGVADRTVDFCVGSPLTLRALVETAAREFGLEPDLRCRGTVPEYIEFRPSPEEMRELFGFRPEIPLNEGLRRLAEHLRAATFGEESHV; from the coding sequence ATGAGAGTTCTGATCGCGGGGGCCAACGGCTTTGTCGGGCGCAATCTCCTGCTCGGGCTCGGCGCCGGCCGGGACCTCTACGGCGTCGATCTCGGCCCCGGACTGGAGGAGTTCGTTCGGCGACGGGGTCTGGCCGGGGTCAGGTGCGCCGCCTGCGACCTGGCCGATCGGGAAGCGGTCGCCGCCCTGGCCCGGGACTGGGGTGACGACTTCGACGCGGTCGTCTACCTGGCGGGGAACGGAGACCCCGCCCGCTCCGTGGCCGACCCCGCCTTCGATCTGCGCAGCGCCCCCCTGAGCCTGGTCACCTTCCTTTCGGCATTCCGGGCCCGGCGGTTCGTTTATTTCTCCTCGGGCGCGGTGTACGACCGGATCCGGGGCGCGGTTTCGCCCCGGACCCCGGTCGAGCCCGTGCTCCCCTATGCGGTGGGGAAATACGCCTGCGAACGCTATATCCGCTTTTTTCGGGAACGGGAACGGATCGGAAGCTACGTCGTTCTGCGGTTCTTCGGCGCGTACGGCCCCTGGGAACCCGCCCGCAAGATCTACACCCGGCTCGTCCGCCGGTTCGCCCTGGAGCGCCGTCCCGACTTCGAAATCCGAGGGGACGGCAGCAACCTCATCGACGCCATGTACGTCGAGGACGCCGTCCGGGCCGTGGGCCTGGTCCTCGATTCCGGGGTTGCCGATCGGACCGTGGATTTCTGCGTCGGGAGTCCGCTGACCCTCAGGGCCCTGGTCGAAACGGCGGCCCGCGAGTTCGGGCTCGAACCCGACCTCCGCTGCCGGGGAACCGTTCCCGAGTACATCGAGTTCCGTCCGTCGCCCGAGGAGATGCGCGAACTTTTCGGTTTCAGGCCGGAGATCCCCCTGAACGAGGGGCTGCGCCGGTTGGCGGAACACCTGCGCGCGGCAACGTTTGGAGAAGAAAGCCATGTCTGA
- a CDS encoding NAD(P)-dependent oxidoreductase — MSERKRNVLVTGGAGYVGSVMVGEFLRRGFRVTVLDDFRFSRTSLLHLVGEPGLEVVRGDVRDRSLLKPLVAAADVIVPLAAVVGAPACSLHPGEARSVNTGAVRLLNDLRSRSQPVLFPVTNSGYGIGEKGVYCDENTPLRPISLYGKTKVEAEKLLMDKGGVVAFRLATAFGVSPRMRVDLLVNDFTYRAVKDRCVVLFEEHFKRNYIHVRDIARAFLFGLERFGTMKDQAYNVGLSNANLSKLELCRVIKKHVPELVIITSDIGRDPDRRDYIVSNAKIEAAGFKPRYSLDYGIRTLIKAYGFIKNSIYDNQ; from the coding sequence ATGTCTGAGAGGAAACGAAACGTTCTCGTCACCGGCGGGGCCGGATATGTCGGATCGGTGATGGTCGGCGAGTTCCTGCGCCGGGGCTTCCGGGTGACCGTACTCGACGACTTCCGCTTCAGCCGCACTTCGCTCCTGCACCTGGTGGGGGAACCGGGGTTGGAGGTGGTTCGAGGCGACGTCCGGGACCGGTCCCTGCTCAAGCCCCTGGTGGCGGCGGCGGACGTCATCGTCCCCCTCGCCGCGGTGGTCGGCGCCCCCGCCTGCTCCCTGCATCCGGGGGAGGCCCGGAGCGTCAACACCGGGGCCGTTCGGCTCCTCAACGATCTGCGCAGCCGTTCCCAGCCGGTGCTTTTCCCGGTGACCAACAGCGGCTACGGGATCGGGGAGAAGGGGGTCTACTGCGACGAGAACACGCCGCTGCGGCCCATCTCCCTGTACGGGAAAACCAAGGTCGAAGCCGAGAAGCTGCTGATGGACAAGGGGGGGGTCGTCGCTTTCCGGCTGGCCACCGCCTTCGGGGTTTCGCCCCGGATGCGGGTGGATCTGCTCGTCAACGATTTCACCTACCGGGCGGTAAAGGACCGGTGCGTGGTCCTTTTCGAGGAGCACTTCAAGCGCAACTATATCCACGTTCGGGATATCGCCCGCGCGTTCCTCTTCGGGCTCGAACGTTTCGGAACCATGAAGGACCAGGCGTATAACGTCGGTCTCAGCAACGCCAATCTTTCCAAGCTCGAGCTCTGCCGGGTGATCAAAAAGCACGTCCCCGAATTGGTGATCATCACGTCCGACATCGGCCGCGACCCCGACCGCCGCGATTACATCGTCAGCAACGCCAAGATCGAGGCCGCCGGATTCAAGCCCCGCTATTCCCTCGACTACGGGATCCGCACCCTGATCAAAGCCTATGGCTTCATCAAGAACTCGATCTACGACAACCAGTGA
- a CDS encoding NAD-dependent epimerase/dehydratase family protein translates to MKTAADSSAPILVTGASGFLGRHIVPVLRERYGADRVVGVSSSDYDLTEQDQVRAMYRDIAPGRVVALAGYVGGIGANRDYPADFFYRNIVMNTLTIHEGWRAGAEKLLAVMGGCSYSATAPSPLREEQIWDGFPAAESAPYSMAKKMGLLQAAAYRAQYGFNAVVLVPGNVYGEYDNFELANSHVVPAMIRKFHEAALRREPRVVLWGSGSPTRDFVYAADVAGLFPWFLDRYDSSEPVNLSTGVSTSIRELAVLTAELTGYRGEIVWDTSQPDGKKYKIFAADRLHGLGLSCPTPLREGLEKTVRWFAEHYGRGDVRL, encoded by the coding sequence GTGAAAACCGCCGCCGATAGTTCCGCTCCCATCCTGGTAACCGGAGCTTCCGGCTTCCTCGGCCGGCACATCGTCCCCGTTCTCAGGGAGCGGTACGGCGCCGACCGGGTGGTGGGCGTTTCCTCCTCGGATTACGATCTGACCGAGCAGGACCAGGTCCGGGCCATGTACCGCGACATCGCCCCGGGACGGGTCGTAGCTCTGGCCGGCTACGTGGGCGGCATCGGCGCCAACCGCGACTACCCCGCCGACTTCTTCTACCGCAATATCGTCATGAACACCCTGACCATCCATGAAGGTTGGAGGGCGGGCGCGGAGAAACTCCTGGCGGTGATGGGGGGGTGCAGCTATTCGGCGACCGCCCCGTCCCCCCTCCGCGAGGAACAGATCTGGGACGGGTTCCCGGCGGCGGAGAGCGCCCCGTATTCCATGGCCAAGAAGATGGGCCTGCTCCAGGCGGCCGCCTACCGCGCCCAGTACGGGTTCAACGCCGTCGTCCTCGTTCCCGGGAACGTCTACGGCGAATACGACAACTTCGAGCTGGCCAACTCCCACGTCGTCCCGGCCATGATCAGGAAATTTCACGAGGCCGCCCTCCGCCGGGAACCGCGGGTCGTCCTCTGGGGCAGCGGATCCCCCACCCGGGACTTCGTCTACGCCGCCGACGTCGCCGGGCTCTTTCCCTGGTTCCTCGACCGTTACGACAGCTCCGAACCGGTGAACCTCTCCACCGGGGTCTCCACCTCGATCCGGGAACTGGCGGTCCTGACCGCCGAACTGACCGGGTACCGGGGGGAGATCGTCTGGGACACCTCCCAGCCGGACGGGAAAAAGTACAAGATCTTCGCGGCCGACCGGCTCCACGGCCTGGGCCTTTCCTGTCCCACTCCGCTGCGGGAAGGCCTGGAGAAGACGGTGCGTTGGTTCGCCGAACACTACGGACGGGGGGACGTCCGGCTGTGA
- a CDS encoding NAD(P)-dependent oxidoreductase, with protein MKAVVLGGKGFVGSALVREAERREIECLAVDLDNYRECRGTECDLFINAAGNSRKYLAAREPAEDFRISLGGLISSFGDFRFSHYVYISSVDVYPDPSSPARTREEAVIDVASVSNYGLHKYLGEQMVRHYASSWLILRLGGILGPGLKKNPVYDLLHGIPLRVSEESRYQYLDAGFFSGAVFALAAAGRWGEVYNACGRGTVALREVRRMLDAPPEPAPASVPVEHYRINNDKLGEFTEIPATADTVRDFIAAREARQP; from the coding sequence GTGAAGGCCGTGGTCCTGGGGGGTAAGGGGTTCGTGGGCTCGGCCCTGGTCCGGGAAGCCGAGCGCCGGGAAATCGAGTGCCTGGCCGTCGACCTCGACAATTACCGGGAGTGCCGGGGGACGGAGTGCGACCTCTTCATCAACGCCGCCGGCAACTCCCGCAAGTACCTGGCCGCCCGCGAGCCCGCCGAGGATTTCCGTATTTCCCTGGGAGGGCTGATCTCGTCTTTCGGGGATTTCCGGTTTTCCCATTACGTCTACATCTCCAGCGTCGACGTCTACCCCGACCCTTCCTCCCCCGCCCGAACCCGCGAGGAAGCCGTCATCGACGTCGCCTCCGTCTCCAACTACGGGCTCCATAAATACCTGGGAGAGCAGATGGTCAGGCACTACGCTTCCTCCTGGCTGATCCTGCGGCTGGGGGGGATCCTGGGGCCCGGCCTGAAGAAGAACCCGGTCTACGACCTCCTCCATGGGATCCCGCTCCGGGTCTCCGAAGAGTCCCGCTACCAGTACCTCGACGCCGGTTTTTTCTCCGGTGCCGTCTTCGCCCTGGCGGCGGCCGGCCGATGGGGGGAGGTCTACAACGCCTGCGGACGGGGGACGGTGGCCCTGCGCGAAGTGCGCCGGATGCTGGATGCCCCCCCGGAGCCGGCACCGGCCTCCGTCCCCGTGGAGCACTACCGGATCAACAACGACAAACTGGGCGAGTTCACGGAAATACCGGCCACTGCCGACACCGTCCGGGATTTCATCGCCGCCAGGGAAGCGAGGCAGCCATGA